Part of the Deltaproteobacteria bacterium genome is shown below.
AATGAGGTCGATCTGGTGGTCCTGTCCCATATCCACGGCGACCACACCGGCGGCCTGGAAGGGTTTCTGCGTCGCCATGCCGAGGTTACAGTATATCTCCCCCAATCCTTTCCCACCTCTTTTAAGGGAGATGTTAAACGCACCGGGGCCAAGATAGTGGAAGTCTCAGGACCTCAACCCATCTGTGCTGGGGCCTTTTCCACCGGCGAAATGGGGTCGGGTTGGGGGGTGACCGAACAATCGCTAGTGCTGCAGACTGCCAAAGGACTGGTAGTGATTACCGGCTGCGCCCATCCCGGCATCGTCAATATCGTCGAAAAGGCCAAGGAAGTGGCCCCCGGCGAGGTCCTCCTGGTCATGGGCGGCTTCCATCTGAGCGGTCACTCTTCGCACGATATCGCCGTAATTATCCAGCGCTTTCTGGAACTGGGGGTGCGTTATGTCGGACCTTGCCATTGCACCGGCATTGCGGCTCAGCAGCAAATGGCCCACGCCTTTGGGGACAAGTATCTGACCATCGGGGTAGGAAGCATCATCGCCATTGCCGAACTTAAGTAAAAGCCAGGGCCGATTATGGGCAAATCGCCAGGCCTGCCCTGATTGCGGAGGATTGAGGATTTGATTTGGCTTGTGGAAAATTACTGGCTATGCTATAAAAATTAACAAGTTTTTAAATAATATGATGTTTAGAACAAATTAATGCCAAAAGATAAATACCACCGGCGAATTAACGGTGGCCTCTATCTGATTAATGATGTCTCGCGGATAGTAAATCTGTCCCAGAAACGCATCCGGGAGTACGAAAAAGAGGGATTCATCAAGCCGATTCGGGAAGAGAGTACCAACAATCGGTTGTATTCAGAATTTGAAATCTCCCAGATCTTGCGGATCAATGACTTGATTCACCACCGCGGCTTTACGGTCGCCAGTCTGAAAAACCTGCTGGTGCTGGCCCCGTGCTGGAATATCTTTGACTGTCAGGTGAAGGAAGAGTGCCCGGCTTACAAAATGCCCTGGCGCCCTTGCTATGAGGTTCGGGAGTATCGGGGCACGGCTTATAACGGTACCTGTGAGCGCTGCGCCATCTATCTCAACCGGGAACTGCGAAAAGACAAGGTCCTGGAGAAGTTGGAATCCCAGAAGTGATTACTTTCCCTGACTTCCCTTCCCCCGACCAGCCCCCCTTTACCGCAGAGGCCTCCCCCATGCTGGTGCCGGCCATTGCACTGGTCGGGCCTTCAAACAGTGGCAAAACCGAGCTGATCTGCCGCCTGCTGACCTGGCTCGGGAGCCGGGGTCTCAAGGTTGCGGCGGTGAAACACAGCCATCGCCGTCTGCCGGTAGATCAGCCCGGCAAAGATACCTGGCGTTTTCATCGCGCCGGAGCCCGGGTCGTGGCCCTGGCCGCCCCGGGGATTTTGCAGGTCACCCAGACCCCTGACCGCGACCCGGAACTAGCCACTGTGCTGGCCGCTCTGGGACCGGACCTCGATTTGATATTAGTAGAAGGCTATAAACATGGGCTGTTGCCCAAGCTGGTCATGGTTCCGGCAGGTGCCTCCCTGGGTGAGTCCCAGAATTATCACCGGATCATTGGCTATATCAGTGAGCAGCCCCTGCCGGCGGAGCAGCCGGTCTTTAGCCCTAGTCAGGTTGCAGAGATTGGCGCCTTCATTCTGGGCCAGACCCAGACATGACCGCACTGGTTAGGAACCTGTGCCCCCAGGGTTTTTTAACAATTTGATCGCAATTCAGCCTTAGTGAAACCATTACAAGAATCCTGTTTTTAGTGAGGAATTTTCGGCAACGAACCCCGAA
Proteins encoded:
- a CDS encoding MBL fold metallo-hydrolase; translated protein: MSASSAANPVIMVTFDNNAHDPRLATSWGFSCLIRGLDKTILFDTGGSGAVLLDNMAKMGLDPNEVDLVVLSHIHGDHTGGLEGFLRRHAEVTVYLPQSFPTSFKGDVKRTGAKIVEVSGPQPICAGAFSTGEMGSGWGVTEQSLVLQTAKGLVVITGCAHPGIVNIVEKAKEVAPGEVLLVMGGFHLSGHSSHDIAVIIQRFLELGVRYVGPCHCTGIAAQQQMAHAFGDKYLTIGVGSIIAIAELK
- a CDS encoding MerR family transcriptional regulator — encoded protein: MPKDKYHRRINGGLYLINDVSRIVNLSQKRIREYEKEGFIKPIREESTNNRLYSEFEISQILRINDLIHHRGFTVASLKNLLVLAPCWNIFDCQVKEECPAYKMPWRPCYEVREYRGTAYNGTCERCAIYLNRELRKDKVLEKLESQK
- the mobB gene encoding molybdopterin-guanine dinucleotide biosynthesis protein B encodes the protein MITFPDFPSPDQPPFTAEASPMLVPAIALVGPSNSGKTELICRLLTWLGSRGLKVAAVKHSHRRLPVDQPGKDTWRFHRAGARVVALAAPGILQVTQTPDRDPELATVLAALGPDLDLILVEGYKHGLLPKLVMVPAGASLGESQNYHRIIGYISEQPLPAEQPVFSPSQVAEIGAFILGQTQT